A section of the Tenrec ecaudatus isolate mTenEca1 chromosome 10, mTenEca1.hap1, whole genome shotgun sequence genome encodes:
- the FAAP100 gene encoding Fanconi anemia core complex-associated protein 100 isoform X7: MAVPERWVDYLAALGCPTGGLAAGRPRVLTQGTEVLVAPGNELVYALDTRDLQPRVFGLPEPVRHLELLAPGRTLFVLCAGSGIYCVALDTPHRSASQAEDVGGQGDSDVKMGQHPSQCRNQAEEGHSEVDEDPCETQEGHVESGGSPSEVVSVGPDACILPDPSLCAFTLLGDLLVTVSQGPGTWKVRLFKHLCPGPGTEPGAQVGEVVVPAEPPRAPNFLPVLSCVSPPCSRDPHSCLPGPGGSTLQEALFGLLFGADAALVESPVVLCGFPDGQLCSVVLKTLVTSQTAPGDPKALVKVLHHLEEPIIFIGALRTEPQAQEGGDTPADCLVALGHHGRTLAITAGRDETETLVPEMQVYRLPGPVLCATCNRGSLVYYSTPSRLHVVNLAPGDSAHPGLPPLLCQNSLRVCKIVALSSPRDPEDSTKLLALSAGGRLMTCHVALDPARMTARQATSKIQNLLSNISSVSERVLSLKKAVEQQNQALTHLHEALDVSCALLSCQSSPKPIMCTTRPSWRAQGLHQELVATCRLENQGPCSLGPGWSWCIQVLPSSYDGATTYTVPIQQLAPGACCEVTLTLCSGEEEEGGIPDLPVTVSHMLFYSLQEVVGVLLAPVGTEEDTLGVVWPQDLLPPQDGACLPLGLHTVDLLQALRFPSLATPCLPPTNPIDTFLANYQEQGSRPGGQAALQAPYLPPSTVSIRVSSELLRAALGDMGTVAADRALTRGRGEVWSAVVCAGSGP, encoded by the exons ATGGCGGTCCCCGAGCGGTGGGTGGACTACCTGGCGGCTCTGGGCTGTCCGACTGGGGGGCTGGCGGCGGGCCGGCCGCGCGTGCTGACCCAGGGCACCGAGGTCCTCGTGGCCCCCGGGAACGAGCTGGTCTATGCTTTGGACACGCGGGACCTGCAGCCGCGG GTGTTCGGGCTCCCCGAGCCGGTGAGGCACCTGGAGCTGCTGGCCCCCGGCCGCACGCTGTTCGTCCTGTGCGCTGGGAGCGGCATCTACTGCGTTGCGCTGGACACGCCGCACAG GTCAGCGAGTCAGGCTGAGGACGTCGGGGGCCAGGGTGACAGCGATGTCAAGATGGGCCAGCATCCCAGCCAGTGCCGGAACCAGGCGGAAGAGGGTCACAGTGAGGTTGATGAGGATCCTTGTGAGACCCAAGAGGGTCATGTGGAGTCTGGGGGGTCACCTTCCGAGGTGGTTTCTGTAGGCCCAGATGCCTGCATCCTGCCTGATCCCTCACTCTGCGCTTTCACCCTACTCGGTGACCTGCTGGTGACTGTGTCCCAGGGCCCGGGTACCTGGAAAGTGCGGCTGTTCAAGCATCTCTGTCCAGGCCCAGGCACCGAGCCAGGAGCCCAGGTCGGTGAGGTGGTGGTCCCTGCAGAGCCCCCCCGAGCCCCCAATTTCCTTCCAGTACTCAGCTGTGTATCACCGCCCTGCTCCAGGGATCCTCACAGCTGCCTCCCAGGCCCTGGGGGCTCCACACTTCAGGAGGCCCTCTTCGGCCTGCTCTTCGGCGCAGATGCTGCCCTTGTGGAGTCTCCTGTTGTCCTCTGTGGCTTCCCTGATGGTCAGCTCTGCTCTGTGGTCCTTAAGACCCTGGTCACCTCACAGACAGCCCCAGGGGACCCAAAAGCCCTGGTCAAGGTCCTCCACCACCTGGAAGAACCCATCATCTTTATAGGGGCCCTGAGGACAGAGCCACAGGCCCAGGAGGGTGGGGACACACCTGCTGACTGCCTGGTAGCCCTTGGCCATCATGGCCGGACATTGGCCATCACGGCTGGCCGGGACGAAACAGAGACCCTGGTGCCAGAGATGCAGGTATACCGCCTCCCAGGACCCGTGCTCTGCGCCACTTGCAACAGGGGCAGCCTGGTCTACTACAGCACCCCCTCGAGGCTCCACGTGGTGAACCTGGCCCCCGGAGACTCTGCGCACCCCGGCCTGCCCCCACTGCTGTGTCAGAACAGCCTGCGTGTCTGCAAGATCGTTGCCCTCTCATCACCCAGGGACCCTGAAG ACAGCACAAAGCTCCTGGCCCTCTCTGCTGGAGGCCGCCTCATGACCTGCCACGTGGCTCTGGATCCTGCCAGGATGACAGCACGCCAGGCCACCTCGAAGATCCAGAACCTGCTCTCAAACATAAGCAGCGTTTCTGAAAG GGTGCTCTCTCTCAAGAAGGCCGTCGAGCAGCAGAACCAGGCCCTAACCCACCTGCACGAGGCCCTGGATGTGAGCTGTGCTCTGCTCTCCTGCCAGAGCAGCCCCAAGCCCATCATGTGTACCACCCGGCCTTCCTGGAGAGCACAAGGCCTGCACCAGGAGTTGGTGGCCACCTGCCGGCTGGAGAACCAAGGCCCGTGCAGCCTCGGCCCTGGTTGGTCCTGGTGCATCCAGGTGCTCCCCAGCTCCTACGATGGTGCCACCACCTACACGGTCCCCATACAGCAGCTGGCCCCCGGTGCCTGCTGCGAGGTTACACTGACCCTGTGCTCtggcgaggaggaggagggcggCATCCCTGATCTCCCTGTGACTGTCTCCCACATGCTTTTCTACAGCCTGCAGGAGGTCGTGGGGGTGCTGCTAGCCCCTGTGGGCACTGAGGAGGACACCCTGGGAGTGGTGTGGCCCCAAGACCTGCTGCCCCCGCAAGATGGTGCCTGCCTTCCCCTGGGCTTGCATACCGTGGACCTGCTGCAGGCCCTGCGCTTTCCCAGCCTGGCCACGCCTTGCCTGCCACCCACTAACCCCATAGACACCTTCCTGGCAAACTACCAAGAGCAGGGCAGTCGCCCTGGGGGCCAGGCTGCCCTCCAGGCCCCGTACCTGCCCCCATCCACAGTGTCCATCCGGGTGTCATCGGAGCTGCTGAGGGCCGCCCTGGGAGACATGGGTACAG TGGCTGCTGACCGAGCACTCACCCGTGGACGTGGGGAAGTCTGGAGCGCCGTCGTCTGTGCAGGCAGTGGCCCCTGA
- the FAAP100 gene encoding Fanconi anemia core complex-associated protein 100 isoform X4, protein MAVPERWVDYLAALGCPTGGLAAGRPRVLTQGTEVLVAPGNELVYALDTRDLQPRVFGLPEPVRHLELLAPGRTLFVLCAGSGIYCVALDTPHRSASQAEDVGGQGDSDVKMGQHPSQCRNQAEEGHSEVDEDPCETQEGHVESGGSPSEVVSVGPDACILPDPSLCAFTLLGDLLVTVSQGPGTWKVRLFKHLCPGPGTEPGAQVGEVVVPAEPPRAPNFLPVLSCVSPPCSRDPHSCLPGPGGSTLQEALFGLLFGADAALVESPVVLCGFPDGQLCSVVLKTLVTSQTAPGDPKALVKVLHHLEEPIIFIGALRTEPQAQEGGDTPADCLVALGHHGRTLAITAGRDETETLVPEMQVYRLPGPVLCATCNRGSLVYYSTPSRLHVVNLAPGDSAHPGLPPLLCQNSLRVCKIVALSSPRDPEDSTKLLALSAGGRLMTCHVALDPARMTARQATSKIQNLLSNISSVSERVLSLKKAVEQQNQALTHLHEALDVSCALLSCQSSPKPIMCTTRPSWRAQGLHQELVATCRLENQGPCSLGPGWSWCIQVLPSSYDGATTYTVPIQQLAPGACCEVTLTLCSGEEEEGGIPDLPVTVSHMLFYSLQEVVGVLLAPVGTEEDTLGVVWPQDLLPPQDGACLPLGLHTVDLLQALRFPSLATPCLPPTNPIDTFLANYQEQGSRPGGQAALQAPYLPPSTVSIRVSSELLRAALGDMGTGGSLCCATLQWLLTEHSPVDVGKSGAPSSVQAVAPDGTSIRLTAQEVLVTDLGSESPIPAVEIQVESPSLATVCQAHHAMITRIQSSWSRRRRAPACPACEYNAYARSRPTTRPCFGRSGPCRTGYRWRA, encoded by the exons ATGGCGGTCCCCGAGCGGTGGGTGGACTACCTGGCGGCTCTGGGCTGTCCGACTGGGGGGCTGGCGGCGGGCCGGCCGCGCGTGCTGACCCAGGGCACCGAGGTCCTCGTGGCCCCCGGGAACGAGCTGGTCTATGCTTTGGACACGCGGGACCTGCAGCCGCGG GTGTTCGGGCTCCCCGAGCCGGTGAGGCACCTGGAGCTGCTGGCCCCCGGCCGCACGCTGTTCGTCCTGTGCGCTGGGAGCGGCATCTACTGCGTTGCGCTGGACACGCCGCACAG GTCAGCGAGTCAGGCTGAGGACGTCGGGGGCCAGGGTGACAGCGATGTCAAGATGGGCCAGCATCCCAGCCAGTGCCGGAACCAGGCGGAAGAGGGTCACAGTGAGGTTGATGAGGATCCTTGTGAGACCCAAGAGGGTCATGTGGAGTCTGGGGGGTCACCTTCCGAGGTGGTTTCTGTAGGCCCAGATGCCTGCATCCTGCCTGATCCCTCACTCTGCGCTTTCACCCTACTCGGTGACCTGCTGGTGACTGTGTCCCAGGGCCCGGGTACCTGGAAAGTGCGGCTGTTCAAGCATCTCTGTCCAGGCCCAGGCACCGAGCCAGGAGCCCAGGTCGGTGAGGTGGTGGTCCCTGCAGAGCCCCCCCGAGCCCCCAATTTCCTTCCAGTACTCAGCTGTGTATCACCGCCCTGCTCCAGGGATCCTCACAGCTGCCTCCCAGGCCCTGGGGGCTCCACACTTCAGGAGGCCCTCTTCGGCCTGCTCTTCGGCGCAGATGCTGCCCTTGTGGAGTCTCCTGTTGTCCTCTGTGGCTTCCCTGATGGTCAGCTCTGCTCTGTGGTCCTTAAGACCCTGGTCACCTCACAGACAGCCCCAGGGGACCCAAAAGCCCTGGTCAAGGTCCTCCACCACCTGGAAGAACCCATCATCTTTATAGGGGCCCTGAGGACAGAGCCACAGGCCCAGGAGGGTGGGGACACACCTGCTGACTGCCTGGTAGCCCTTGGCCATCATGGCCGGACATTGGCCATCACGGCTGGCCGGGACGAAACAGAGACCCTGGTGCCAGAGATGCAGGTATACCGCCTCCCAGGACCCGTGCTCTGCGCCACTTGCAACAGGGGCAGCCTGGTCTACTACAGCACCCCCTCGAGGCTCCACGTGGTGAACCTGGCCCCCGGAGACTCTGCGCACCCCGGCCTGCCCCCACTGCTGTGTCAGAACAGCCTGCGTGTCTGCAAGATCGTTGCCCTCTCATCACCCAGGGACCCTGAAG ACAGCACAAAGCTCCTGGCCCTCTCTGCTGGAGGCCGCCTCATGACCTGCCACGTGGCTCTGGATCCTGCCAGGATGACAGCACGCCAGGCCACCTCGAAGATCCAGAACCTGCTCTCAAACATAAGCAGCGTTTCTGAAAG GGTGCTCTCTCTCAAGAAGGCCGTCGAGCAGCAGAACCAGGCCCTAACCCACCTGCACGAGGCCCTGGATGTGAGCTGTGCTCTGCTCTCCTGCCAGAGCAGCCCCAAGCCCATCATGTGTACCACCCGGCCTTCCTGGAGAGCACAAGGCCTGCACCAGGAGTTGGTGGCCACCTGCCGGCTGGAGAACCAAGGCCCGTGCAGCCTCGGCCCTGGTTGGTCCTGGTGCATCCAGGTGCTCCCCAGCTCCTACGATGGTGCCACCACCTACACGGTCCCCATACAGCAGCTGGCCCCCGGTGCCTGCTGCGAGGTTACACTGACCCTGTGCTCtggcgaggaggaggagggcggCATCCCTGATCTCCCTGTGACTGTCTCCCACATGCTTTTCTACAGCCTGCAGGAGGTCGTGGGGGTGCTGCTAGCCCCTGTGGGCACTGAGGAGGACACCCTGGGAGTGGTGTGGCCCCAAGACCTGCTGCCCCCGCAAGATGGTGCCTGCCTTCCCCTGGGCTTGCATACCGTGGACCTGCTGCAGGCCCTGCGCTTTCCCAGCCTGGCCACGCCTTGCCTGCCACCCACTAACCCCATAGACACCTTCCTGGCAAACTACCAAGAGCAGGGCAGTCGCCCTGGGGGCCAGGCTGCCCTCCAGGCCCCGTACCTGCCCCCATCCACAGTGTCCATCCGGGTGTCATCGGAGCTGCTGAGGGCCGCCCTGGGAGACATGGGTACAG GTGGGTCTCTGTGCTGTGCCACCCTGCAGTGGCTGCTGACCGAGCACTCACCCGTGGACGTGGGGAAGTCTGGAGCGCCGTCGTCTGTGCAGGCAGTGGCCCCTGACGGCACCAGCATCCGCCTCACAGCCCAGGAG GTGTTGGTGACAGACCTGGGCTCCGAGAGCCCCATCCCAGCTGTGGAGATCCAGGTGGAGAGCCCCTCCCTCGCCACCGTGTGCCAGGCCCACCATGCCATGATCACCCGCATCCAG TCATCATGGAGCAGGAGACGCAGGGCGCCAGCCTGCCCAGCCTGCGAGTACAATGCCTACGCCAGATCCAGGCCAACCACGAG GCCCTGCTTTGGGAGGTCCGGGCCTTGCAGGACAGGCTATCGTTGGAGAGCTTAG
- the FAAP100 gene encoding Fanconi anemia core complex-associated protein 100 isoform X2, which produces MAVPERWVDYLAALGCPTGGLAAGRPRVLTQGTEVLVAPGNELVYALDTRDLQPRVFGLPEPVRHLELLAPGRTLFVLCAGSGIYCVALDTPHRSASQAEDVGGQGDSDVKMGQHPSQCRNQAEEGHSEVDEDPCETQEGHVESGGSPSEVVSVGPDACILPDPSLCAFTLLGDLLVTVSQGPGTWKVRLFKHLCPGPGTEPGAQVGEVVVPAEPPRAPNFLPVLSCVSPPCSRDPHSCLPGPGGSTLQEALFGLLFGADAALVESPVVLCGFPDGQLCSVVLKTLVTSQTAPGDPKALVKVLHHLEEPIIFIGALRTEPQAQEGGDTPADCLVALGHHGRTLAITAGRDETETLVPEMQVYRLPGPVLCATCNRGSLVYYSTPSRLHVVNLAPGDSAHPGLPPLLCQNSLRVCKIVALSSPRDPEDSTKLLALSAGGRLMTCHVALDPARMTARQATSKIQNLLSNISSVSERVLSLKKAVEQQNQALTHLHEALDVSCALLSCQSSPKPIMCTTRPSWRAQGLHQELVATCRLENQGPCSLGPGWSWCIQVLPSSYDGATTYTVPIQQLAPGACCEVTLTLCSGEEEEGGIPDLPVTVSHMLFYSLQEVVGVLLAPVGTEEDTLGVVWPQDLLPPQDGACLPLGLHTVDLLQALRFPSLATPCLPPTNPIDTFLANYQEQGSRPGGQAALQAPYLPPSTVSIRVSSELLRAALGDMGTGGSLCCATLQWLLTEHSPVDVGKSGAPSSVQAVAPDGTSIRLTAQEASRAPSPDLAQRAVPRPGLCVWPMLAGAILAVSFLSPPTGASTPMSFVTPLMHPPSAAPTPSLALPTTSLELRVAWSRRQHPLVSAGSLGSPCPTCCPRGPEVSVEVEKPGTPLSLRAEMGVRLTGPGPWACTVMMVALAGVGDRPGLREPHPSCGDPGGEPLPRHRVPGPPCHDHPHPDSHHGAGDAGRQPAQPASTMPTPDPGQPRGPALGGPGLAGQAIVGELS; this is translated from the exons ATGGCGGTCCCCGAGCGGTGGGTGGACTACCTGGCGGCTCTGGGCTGTCCGACTGGGGGGCTGGCGGCGGGCCGGCCGCGCGTGCTGACCCAGGGCACCGAGGTCCTCGTGGCCCCCGGGAACGAGCTGGTCTATGCTTTGGACACGCGGGACCTGCAGCCGCGG GTGTTCGGGCTCCCCGAGCCGGTGAGGCACCTGGAGCTGCTGGCCCCCGGCCGCACGCTGTTCGTCCTGTGCGCTGGGAGCGGCATCTACTGCGTTGCGCTGGACACGCCGCACAG GTCAGCGAGTCAGGCTGAGGACGTCGGGGGCCAGGGTGACAGCGATGTCAAGATGGGCCAGCATCCCAGCCAGTGCCGGAACCAGGCGGAAGAGGGTCACAGTGAGGTTGATGAGGATCCTTGTGAGACCCAAGAGGGTCATGTGGAGTCTGGGGGGTCACCTTCCGAGGTGGTTTCTGTAGGCCCAGATGCCTGCATCCTGCCTGATCCCTCACTCTGCGCTTTCACCCTACTCGGTGACCTGCTGGTGACTGTGTCCCAGGGCCCGGGTACCTGGAAAGTGCGGCTGTTCAAGCATCTCTGTCCAGGCCCAGGCACCGAGCCAGGAGCCCAGGTCGGTGAGGTGGTGGTCCCTGCAGAGCCCCCCCGAGCCCCCAATTTCCTTCCAGTACTCAGCTGTGTATCACCGCCCTGCTCCAGGGATCCTCACAGCTGCCTCCCAGGCCCTGGGGGCTCCACACTTCAGGAGGCCCTCTTCGGCCTGCTCTTCGGCGCAGATGCTGCCCTTGTGGAGTCTCCTGTTGTCCTCTGTGGCTTCCCTGATGGTCAGCTCTGCTCTGTGGTCCTTAAGACCCTGGTCACCTCACAGACAGCCCCAGGGGACCCAAAAGCCCTGGTCAAGGTCCTCCACCACCTGGAAGAACCCATCATCTTTATAGGGGCCCTGAGGACAGAGCCACAGGCCCAGGAGGGTGGGGACACACCTGCTGACTGCCTGGTAGCCCTTGGCCATCATGGCCGGACATTGGCCATCACGGCTGGCCGGGACGAAACAGAGACCCTGGTGCCAGAGATGCAGGTATACCGCCTCCCAGGACCCGTGCTCTGCGCCACTTGCAACAGGGGCAGCCTGGTCTACTACAGCACCCCCTCGAGGCTCCACGTGGTGAACCTGGCCCCCGGAGACTCTGCGCACCCCGGCCTGCCCCCACTGCTGTGTCAGAACAGCCTGCGTGTCTGCAAGATCGTTGCCCTCTCATCACCCAGGGACCCTGAAG ACAGCACAAAGCTCCTGGCCCTCTCTGCTGGAGGCCGCCTCATGACCTGCCACGTGGCTCTGGATCCTGCCAGGATGACAGCACGCCAGGCCACCTCGAAGATCCAGAACCTGCTCTCAAACATAAGCAGCGTTTCTGAAAG GGTGCTCTCTCTCAAGAAGGCCGTCGAGCAGCAGAACCAGGCCCTAACCCACCTGCACGAGGCCCTGGATGTGAGCTGTGCTCTGCTCTCCTGCCAGAGCAGCCCCAAGCCCATCATGTGTACCACCCGGCCTTCCTGGAGAGCACAAGGCCTGCACCAGGAGTTGGTGGCCACCTGCCGGCTGGAGAACCAAGGCCCGTGCAGCCTCGGCCCTGGTTGGTCCTGGTGCATCCAGGTGCTCCCCAGCTCCTACGATGGTGCCACCACCTACACGGTCCCCATACAGCAGCTGGCCCCCGGTGCCTGCTGCGAGGTTACACTGACCCTGTGCTCtggcgaggaggaggagggcggCATCCCTGATCTCCCTGTGACTGTCTCCCACATGCTTTTCTACAGCCTGCAGGAGGTCGTGGGGGTGCTGCTAGCCCCTGTGGGCACTGAGGAGGACACCCTGGGAGTGGTGTGGCCCCAAGACCTGCTGCCCCCGCAAGATGGTGCCTGCCTTCCCCTGGGCTTGCATACCGTGGACCTGCTGCAGGCCCTGCGCTTTCCCAGCCTGGCCACGCCTTGCCTGCCACCCACTAACCCCATAGACACCTTCCTGGCAAACTACCAAGAGCAGGGCAGTCGCCCTGGGGGCCAGGCTGCCCTCCAGGCCCCGTACCTGCCCCCATCCACAGTGTCCATCCGGGTGTCATCGGAGCTGCTGAGGGCCGCCCTGGGAGACATGGGTACAG GTGGGTCTCTGTGCTGTGCCACCCTGCAGTGGCTGCTGACCGAGCACTCACCCGTGGACGTGGGGAAGTCTGGAGCGCCGTCGTCTGTGCAGGCAGTGGCCCCTGACGGCACCAGCATCCGCCTCACAGCCCAGGAGGCAAGCAGGGCCCCGTCCCCAGACCTGGCCCAGCGTGCAGTACCTCGACCAGGGCTGTGCGTGTGGCCCATGCTGGCCGGGGCCATTCTAGCGGTTTCATTCCTGTCTCCCCCCACCGGTGCCTCAACCCCCATGTCATTCGTAACCCCCTTAATGCACCCCCCAtctgccgcccccacccccagcttagCCCTGCCAACTACTTCCCTGGAACTCAGGGTAGCTTGGTCCCGGAGACAGCACCCATTGGTCTCAGCTGGCTCCCTGGGCTCACCCTGCCCCACCTGCTGTCCAAGGGGCCCTGAGGTTTCCGTGGAGGTGGAGAAGCCAGGGACCCCTTTGTCCCTAAGGGCCGAGATGGGCGTGAGGCTGACTGGTCCGGGACCCTGGGCCTGCACTGTCATGATGGTGGCTCTTGCAGGTGTTGGTGACAGACCTGGGCTCCGAGAGCCCCATCCCAGCTGTGGAGATCCAGGTGGAGAGCCCCTCCCTCGCCACCGTGTGCCAGGCCCACCATGCCATGATCACCCGCATCCAG ACAGTCATCATGGAGCAGGAGACGCAGGGCGCCAGCCTGCCCAGCCTGCGAGTACAATGCCTACGCCAGATCCAGGCCAACCACGAG GCCCTGCTTTGGGAGGTCCGGGCCTTGCAGGACAGGCTATCGTTGGAGAGCTTAGCTGA